In Lactococcus paracarnosus, a genomic segment contains:
- a CDS encoding 3'-5' exonuclease, whose amino-acid sequence MDVAKAKTYVVFDIETTGLDLKTDKIIEIGAVKVNGEKVSEFQTFIKIDKTLPESIINLTGITDKLLLENGQDLKIAIEEFKDFINDSPLVGYNVDFDRNFIQSITKEVGISPFENKFIDLMRSVKKEKMFLVNYKLQTVLKAYDILDTVPHRALEDSKLTAELATKVNGFLESISN is encoded by the coding sequence ATGGATGTAGCAAAAGCAAAAACGTATGTCGTATTTGATATTGAAACAACAGGTCTTGATCTGAAAACAGATAAAATAATTGAAATTGGTGCTGTGAAAGTTAATGGGGAGAAGGTATCAGAGTTTCAGACATTTATAAAAATTGATAAAACTTTGCCTGAGTCTATTATAAATCTGACAGGTATAACTGATAAACTTCTATTAGAAAATGGTCAAGATTTAAAGATTGCTATTGAAGAGTTTAAGGACTTTATAAATGATAGCCCTTTGGTGGGCTATAACGTTGATTTTGATAGAAATTTTATTCAGAGTATTACTAAGGAAGTAGGTATCTCTCCGTTTGAAAATAAATTTATAGATTTGATGAGATCTGTTAAAAAAGAAAAAATGTTTTTAGTAAACTATAAGTTACAAACTGTTTTAAAAGCTTATGATATATTAGATACGGTACCTCATAGAGCTTTGGAAGATTCAAAATTAACGGCTGAATTAGCTACAAAAGTGAATGGATTTTTAGAAAGTATATCAAACTAA
- a CDS encoding ABC-F family ATP-binding cassette domain-containing protein, producing the protein MSILTVQKLSHGFGDRAIFDDVNFRLLKGEHIGFVGANGEGKSTFMNIITGALQPDEGKITWSTKHRVGYMDQHAALGKGKTTRQSLSEAFQYLLDAEAEMNDIYGRMGEMLDDEMTVALEQAASLQDTLDNSDFYLIDAKVDEIARGLGLGEFLEKDVADLSGGQRTKILLGKLLLEKPDILLLDEPTNYLDEEHINWLRSYLQAYENAFVLISHDVDFMNDVINIIYHVNQQKIDRYVGDYHNFERLFEEKKKQLASLAGAQQAEAAKLKDFIAKKKANVATSGQAKARQKKLDKMTFVETIQEKAKPSFDFKLARTASKLIFEATDLVIGYDASEPLSSPINLTVERGQKVAFTGSNGIGKSTLLKSLLGELKPLSGTVLQGEFQEIGYFAQEDKNPSQKTVLEEYWDTFSTLNQAEVRAALARCGLGTKQIESRVYVLSGGEQSKLRLGKIMNHESNILVMDEPTNHLDVDAKDELKRALQAYKGTILMVSHEPEFYQDIVSETIDCEKWTTKVV; encoded by the coding sequence ATGAGTATTTTAACAGTACAAAAACTAAGTCATGGCTTTGGCGATCGTGCGATTTTTGATGATGTGAACTTTCGCTTGCTTAAAGGGGAACATATCGGCTTTGTGGGAGCAAATGGCGAAGGGAAATCGACCTTCATGAATATTATCACGGGTGCTTTACAGCCTGATGAAGGTAAAATCACTTGGTCGACCAAGCATCGTGTGGGGTATATGGATCAGCATGCTGCACTAGGTAAGGGCAAGACAACCCGCCAATCGCTTTCTGAAGCTTTCCAGTATCTACTAGATGCTGAAGCTGAGATGAACGACATCTACGGGCGCATGGGTGAGATGCTGGATGATGAGATGACAGTTGCATTGGAACAAGCAGCCAGCCTACAAGATACACTGGATAATTCTGATTTTTACTTGATAGATGCTAAGGTAGATGAAATCGCGCGTGGGCTAGGTCTGGGGGAGTTTCTGGAAAAAGATGTCGCAGATTTATCAGGTGGCCAGCGCACTAAGATTTTACTAGGTAAGTTGTTGTTAGAGAAACCAGATATTTTACTTTTGGATGAACCAACTAACTACTTAGATGAAGAACATATCAACTGGTTGAGAAGTTATCTACAAGCGTATGAAAATGCCTTTGTTTTGATTTCGCATGATGTTGACTTTATGAATGATGTCATCAACATTATCTATCATGTTAACCAACAGAAAATCGATCGTTATGTTGGGGATTACCATAATTTTGAGCGCTTATTTGAAGAAAAGAAAAAACAGCTAGCCTCACTTGCTGGTGCACAGCAGGCGGAAGCAGCTAAATTAAAAGATTTTATTGCTAAGAAAAAGGCAAATGTCGCGACATCTGGTCAAGCAAAAGCACGTCAGAAGAAGCTAGACAAGATGACCTTTGTCGAGACGATTCAAGAAAAAGCTAAGCCAAGTTTTGACTTCAAACTGGCTAGAACAGCTAGCAAGCTGATTTTTGAAGCGACTGATTTGGTGATTGGCTATGATGCTTCTGAACCGTTATCTAGTCCGATTAACTTGACTGTCGAACGTGGGCAAAAAGTTGCCTTTACGGGGTCAAATGGTATCGGTAAGTCAACCCTGCTTAAATCTTTACTAGGCGAACTGAAGCCTTTATCAGGAACAGTACTTCAAGGTGAATTCCAAGAAATCGGCTATTTTGCACAGGAAGATAAAAATCCGAGTCAAAAAACGGTTTTAGAGGAATACTGGGATACGTTTTCTACGCTAAACCAAGCAGAGGTAAGAGCGGCTTTGGCAAGATGTGGCTTAGGGACGAAACAGATCGAAAGTCGTGTCTATGTTCTATCCGGTGGTGAGCAGTCTAAACTCCGTCTAGGTAAAATCATGAACCATGAATCAAATATTCTGGTCATGGATGAGCCGACTAATCACCTCGATGTAGATGCTAAGGATGAATTAAAACGTGCGCTACAGGCCTATAAAGGCACGATTTTGATGGTGAGTCATGAACCCGAATTCTATCAAGATATCGTGAGTGAAACGATTGATTGTGAAAAATGGACAACAAAAGTTGTATAA
- the trxA gene encoding thioredoxin, whose protein sequence is MTTEVTDATFQEETKDGIVLVDFWATWCGPCRMQGPILDQLSEELDESELKIVKMDVDENPATPQTFGVMSIPTLLFKKDGEVVKQVAGVHTKDQIKGILAELNA, encoded by the coding sequence ATGACAACAGAAGTAACAGATGCAACATTCCAAGAAGAAACTAAAGATGGCATCGTACTTGTCGATTTTTGGGCAACATGGTGTGGCCCTTGTAGAATGCAGGGTCCTATTTTAGATCAACTTTCTGAAGAACTAGATGAAAGTGAACTTAAAATCGTCAAAATGGATGTAGATGAAAATCCTGCAACACCACAAACATTTGGTGTCATGAGCATCCCAACATTACTCTTCAAAAAAGATGGTGAAGTCGTGAAACAAGTTGCTGGTGTCCATACTAAGGATCAAATTAAGGGTATTTTAGCAGAATTAAATGCCTAA
- a CDS encoding DUF2969 family protein — MSKKKETEIQISDSQDGVVLTVGKKTVAEIKNNADDAYDVFVNGKLTKTLKAYPEALEEAIKMYNLAL, encoded by the coding sequence ATGAGTAAGAAAAAAGAAACGGAAATTCAAATTTCTGATAGTCAAGATGGCGTGGTTTTAACAGTTGGTAAAAAAACAGTTGCTGAAATCAAAAATAATGCTGATGATGCCTATGATGTCTTTGTTAATGGTAAATTGACTAAGACCTTAAAAGCGTATCCTGAGGCCTTGGAAGAAGCAATAAAAATGTACAATCTTGCCTTATAA
- the lepB gene encoding signal peptidase I: MVKRDLYRNILIGLIVIGILLIIRFFVFEPIRIHNNNMSPILPKKTQVLAMKRTKLENLDLVAYRHHGKKYVGRIIGTPGQSVVAMDNVVYLNQIILKEPYIKHNQATYLKTHDDDFTTDFRQDKLAAKTYWILNDARDIKEDSRTFGAIKQKDILGELKFKYAPISAFGFVENDEAKIENGFDTE; the protein is encoded by the coding sequence ATGGTAAAAAGAGACTTATATCGTAACATTTTGATTGGCTTGATTGTCATCGGTATCCTGCTGATAATTCGCTTCTTTGTATTTGAACCTATCCGGATTCATAATAATAATATGTCGCCGATCCTACCTAAAAAAACACAGGTTTTGGCCATGAAACGCACCAAGCTTGAAAATTTGGATTTGGTGGCTTATCGACACCATGGTAAAAAATATGTTGGTCGGATTATTGGCACACCAGGACAAAGCGTCGTGGCTATGGATAATGTGGTCTATTTAAATCAAATTATTTTGAAAGAACCTTATATTAAGCATAATCAAGCAACTTATCTCAAGACCCATGATGATGATTTTACCACAGATTTTCGACAAGATAAGTTAGCTGCTAAAACCTACTGGATTCTAAATGATGCCAGGGATATCAAAGAAGATAGCAGAACATTTGGTGCCATCAAACAAAAAGATATCTTAGGTGAACTGAAATTTAAGTATGCCCCAATCAGCGCTTTTGGCTTTGTTGAGAACGATGAAGCGAAGATAGAGAACGGATTTGATACAGAATAA
- a CDS encoding WXG100 family type VII secretion target: MAQISVTPEELKEQAQVYVRSKEEIELAIQNVNRMNDTIAQEWKGAAFEAYLEQYNQLYVNVQKFEDLLADINQQLTRYADTIAERDAQDAQSFGF, from the coding sequence ATGGCACAGATTAGTGTAACACCAGAAGAACTCAAAGAACAAGCACAAGTTTATGTGCGTTCAAAGGAAGAGATTGAGCTAGCGATTCAAAATGTGAACCGTATGAATGATACGATAGCCCAAGAATGGAAAGGTGCAGCGTTTGAAGCCTACCTTGAACAATACAACCAACTGTACGTAAATGTTCAAAAATTTGAGGATTTACTTGCGGATATTAACCAACAGTTGACGAGATATGCTGATACGATTGCTGAACGTGATGCACAAGATGCGCAAAGTTTTGGCTTTTAA
- a CDS encoding pyrimidine-nucleoside phosphorylase: MRMVDIIQNKRDGKVLSKAETTWMIDNYAKGEIPDYQMAAWAMAVYFQGMAMTEIADLTMAMVETGHQIDLSTIPGIKVDKHSTGGVGDKVTLILAPLVASFGVPVAKMSGRGLGHTGGTIDKLESIHGYQVERTQEAFVQQVKDIGISVIGQSDDLVKADKLLYALRDVTATVDIIPLIASSIMSKKIAAGSGAILLDVTVGSGAFMKNLDDARILAKTMVDLGNAVGRKTVAVVTDMRQPLGTTIGNRLEIAESMAVLQGGGRSDLRHFIAELAQIMLSLGGVTKSIDEILSHLSNGAALDKFKQMIEAQNGDFDDLLNTPTHETAFSKVVLSPKSGYITDFDALVAGHLAMKSGAGRAVKSDQLDMDAGLRIFKKIGDQVVTGDPLFEIVYNKTDFDAELESQVMLDAIVIADEKIEIKEIVEIIK; this comes from the coding sequence ATGAGAATGGTAGATATCATTCAGAACAAACGTGATGGTAAAGTACTATCTAAAGCGGAAACAACGTGGATGATAGATAACTATGCTAAGGGCGAGATTCCAGATTATCAAATGGCTGCTTGGGCTATGGCAGTTTACTTTCAAGGCATGGCCATGACAGAGATTGCTGATTTAACCATGGCGATGGTAGAAACTGGACATCAGATCGATCTGTCGACGATTCCTGGTATTAAAGTTGACAAGCACTCGACAGGCGGCGTTGGTGATAAAGTTACCCTTATCTTAGCCCCCTTGGTGGCAAGTTTTGGTGTACCAGTAGCTAAGATGAGTGGGCGTGGCTTAGGGCACACTGGTGGCACGATAGATAAACTTGAGAGTATTCATGGCTACCAAGTAGAGCGCACCCAAGAGGCTTTCGTCCAACAAGTTAAGGACATCGGTATTTCTGTGATTGGCCAGTCAGATGACTTGGTAAAAGCAGATAAATTGCTCTATGCCTTACGAGATGTGACGGCAACAGTCGATATCATTCCCTTGATTGCAAGTTCGATTATGTCGAAGAAAATAGCTGCAGGTAGTGGGGCGATTTTACTAGATGTGACGGTTGGCAGTGGTGCATTCATGAAAAACTTGGATGATGCACGTATTCTAGCAAAAACGATGGTAGATTTGGGCAATGCAGTCGGCCGGAAAACAGTCGCTGTCGTAACAGATATGAGACAACCACTTGGGACGACTATTGGTAATCGTCTTGAGATTGCTGAAAGTATGGCAGTCTTACAAGGCGGTGGCAGGTCTGATCTGAGACACTTTATCGCTGAATTAGCACAGATCATGTTGTCATTGGGTGGTGTGACGAAATCTATAGATGAGATCTTATCACATCTATCAAATGGTGCTGCCCTTGATAAGTTTAAGCAAATGATTGAAGCACAAAACGGTGACTTTGATGATTTACTAAATACGCCAACGCATGAAACTGCCTTTTCAAAAGTTGTTTTGAGTCCTAAATCAGGCTATATTACAGATTTTGATGCACTGGTAGCTGGTCATTTAGCCATGAAATCTGGTGCTGGTCGTGCTGTCAAGTCTGACCAACTAGATATGGATGCTGGTCTTCGTATCTTTAAAAAAATTGGGGATCAAGTGGTTACAGGTGACCCGCTTTTTGAAATCGTTTATAACAAAACAGACTTTGATGCTGAGCTGGAAAGTCAAGTGATGCTGGATGCGATTGTGATTGCTGATGAAAAAATTGAGATAAAAGAAATAGTGGAGATTATTAAATGA
- the deoC gene encoding deoxyribose-phosphate aldolase, whose product MNLNKYIDHTVLKADTTKETVQKIIDEAIEYDFMSVCLNPTWVAYAAEKLANTDVKVCTVIGFPLGANTSVVKAFEASEAIKNGADEVDMVINIGAAKAGDWDLVTSDIAAVVAAAKGVTTKVIIETALLTDDEKVNACQAAVKAGADFVKTSTGFSTAGATATDIALMRQTVGPDMGVKASGGVRSIADAEVMIAAGATRLGTSNGVDIMKGNIADVGGY is encoded by the coding sequence ATGAACTTAAATAAATATATTGATCATACTGTCTTAAAAGCAGATACAACTAAAGAAACCGTACAAAAAATTATTGATGAAGCCATTGAATATGACTTTATGAGTGTGTGTTTGAATCCAACGTGGGTTGCTTATGCAGCTGAAAAATTGGCAAATACAGATGTTAAAGTGTGTACAGTAATTGGCTTTCCTTTGGGTGCCAATACTTCTGTCGTTAAGGCGTTTGAAGCAAGTGAAGCGATCAAAAACGGTGCTGATGAAGTCGATATGGTGATTAACATCGGCGCTGCTAAAGCTGGTGACTGGGACTTAGTGACATCAGATATTGCAGCTGTTGTCGCGGCTGCAAAAGGCGTTACAACTAAAGTGATTATCGAGACAGCTTTGCTAACAGATGATGAAAAAGTAAATGCGTGTCAAGCAGCTGTTAAAGCGGGTGCTGATTTTGTCAAAACATCGACAGGTTTTTCTACTGCAGGTGCAACAGCTACTGATATTGCTTTGATGCGTCAAACTGTTGGCCCGGATATGGGTGTCAAAGCATCTGGTGGCGTTCGCTCGATTGCTGATGCAGAAGTGATGATTGCAGCAGGTGCGACACGATTAGGAACGTCAAATGGCGTAGACATTATGAAAGGAAATATAGCTGATGTCGGAGGATATTGA
- a CDS encoding cytidine deaminase, translating into MSEDIELFKQAREAASVAYVPYSHFPVGAALIAKNGLVFQGCNIENASFGLTNCAERTAIFKAVSSGVSEFDMIGIYGETDEPISPCGACRQVLTEFCSDDMPVWLFSKSGDVKKTTVGDLLPYHFKKLT; encoded by the coding sequence ATGTCGGAGGATATTGAACTTTTTAAACAAGCAAGAGAGGCAGCAAGTGTTGCCTATGTGCCTTATTCCCACTTTCCAGTGGGTGCTGCCTTAATTGCCAAAAATGGCCTTGTTTTTCAAGGCTGTAATATCGAAAATGCTAGTTTTGGATTGACCAACTGTGCAGAACGCACGGCTATTTTTAAAGCTGTTTCGAGTGGTGTTAGCGAATTTGATATGATCGGTATTTATGGTGAAACAGATGAACCGATCTCACCTTGTGGTGCCTGTCGTCAAGTTTTGACTGAGTTTTGCTCAGATGACATGCCTGTTTGGTTATTCTCAAAAAGTGGTGATGTCAAGAAAACGACGGTTGGCGATCTCCTTCCCTATCATTTTAAAAAATTAACCTGA
- the dprA gene encoding DNA-processing protein DprA has product MTNFDLYRLKKAGMSNLVLNQFLAFISSVRSDSRQHDMMTQLPKFIRQATMKHKGLFWERFKQLDTKALRQEFLKFSSFSILDKFYPEYLREIHNPPVLLFYQGDIGLLAMEKIAFVGSRSCSKQGIASIQKIIKELNNQFVVISGLARGIDTACHLATIKNGGRTISVIGTGLDVSYPRENEQLQSFIAKNHLIITEYGPGEQPLKYHFPERNRIIAGLSRGVVVTEAKRRSGSLITCERAMESGRDVFAIPGTISDGLSDGCHHLIQEGAKLVYQGQDILSEYPD; this is encoded by the coding sequence ATGACTAATTTTGATTTGTATCGCTTAAAGAAAGCAGGAATGAGTAATTTAGTACTAAATCAGTTTTTAGCGTTCATCAGCAGTGTAAGATCAGATAGTAGGCAACATGATATGATGACACAGTTGCCAAAATTTATCCGACAGGCTACTATGAAGCATAAGGGGTTATTTTGGGAAAGGTTCAAGCAGTTAGATACAAAAGCCTTACGACAAGAATTTTTAAAGTTCTCATCATTCTCTATCTTAGACAAGTTCTATCCCGAGTATCTGCGGGAAATACATAATCCACCAGTATTACTCTTTTATCAAGGAGATATTGGGTTACTGGCCATGGAAAAAATAGCCTTTGTTGGCAGTAGATCCTGCAGCAAACAAGGCATTGCTAGTATTCAAAAAATCATTAAAGAGTTAAACAATCAGTTTGTTGTGATCAGCGGATTGGCACGGGGAATTGATACTGCTTGTCATCTTGCTACCATCAAAAATGGCGGTAGGACGATTTCAGTGATTGGGACGGGTTTGGATGTCTCTTATCCCAGGGAAAACGAGCAACTACAGTCATTCATCGCAAAAAATCATCTGATTATAACAGAGTATGGACCAGGTGAGCAACCATTGAAATATCATTTTCCAGAAAGGAATAGGATCATAGCAGGTCTCTCTAGGGGTGTGGTCGTGACAGAGGCCAAGCGTCGGTCAGGCAGTTTGATTACCTGTGAGAGGGCCATGGAGTCAGGACGCGATGTCTTTGCCATACCTGGAACTATCTCGGACGGCTTGTCAGATGGGTGTCATCATTTGATTCAAGAAGGTGCTAAGTTGGTCTATCAAGGCCAAGATATTTTGTCTGAATATCCTGATTGA
- the purD gene encoding phosphoribosylamine--glycine ligase: MKLLVIGSGGREHAIAKKLLDSPEVTTVYAAPGNAGMRRDGIDTISIAISQHDELIHFAKSNEITYTFVGPDDALAAGIVDAFEFAGLPVFGPTQAAAELEWSKDYAKYIMNKYDIPTADHKTFSDFDAAVTYIEAKGAPIVIKADGLALGKGVVVAETVVDAIDFTRDVLTNNKFGKSRVIVEEFLVGEEFSLFAFVKGDRFYMMPTAQDHKRAYDNDKGPNTGGMGAYSPVPHIAQSVVDTAIETIIRPVVAGMVKEGRPYTGILYAGLIITADGPKVIEFNARFGDPETQVILPRLTSDFAVNMLDLLSGKVPSFTWLTSGVTLGVVVAATGYPGDYEKGVALPEKTTGDITTYYAGVVENDALTLVTNGGRVYLLETTADTVSSAQEIIYQTLAAQDTTGLFYRTDIGDKAHV; encoded by the coding sequence TTGAAATTACTTGTAATAGGCTCGGGTGGTCGTGAGCATGCAATCGCTAAGAAATTACTTGATAGTCCTGAGGTGACGACTGTGTATGCAGCCCCAGGGAATGCTGGTATGAGGCGTGACGGGATTGACACTATTTCAATCGCCATAAGTCAGCATGATGAGCTGATTCACTTTGCAAAATCAAATGAGATCACCTATACATTTGTTGGTCCAGATGATGCCTTAGCTGCAGGAATAGTGGATGCTTTTGAATTTGCTGGCTTGCCTGTATTTGGACCGACTCAGGCGGCAGCAGAGTTAGAGTGGTCAAAAGACTACGCCAAATATATCATGAACAAGTATGATATTCCAACAGCTGACCACAAGACCTTTAGCGACTTTGATGCCGCTGTCACTTATATCGAAGCAAAAGGTGCACCTATCGTTATCAAAGCTGATGGACTGGCCTTAGGTAAAGGTGTTGTTGTTGCTGAAACAGTCGTTGATGCCATAGACTTTACGCGTGATGTATTGACAAATAATAAATTTGGCAAGTCTCGTGTGATTGTTGAAGAGTTTCTTGTTGGAGAAGAATTTTCACTGTTCGCTTTTGTAAAAGGCGATAGATTTTATATGATGCCGACTGCTCAGGATCACAAACGTGCTTATGATAACGATAAAGGCCCTAATACAGGTGGTATGGGTGCTTATTCTCCTGTACCACATATTGCACAGTCAGTTGTTGATACAGCTATTGAGACGATCATCAGACCTGTAGTTGCTGGCATGGTCAAAGAAGGTAGACCATATACTGGTATTCTCTATGCTGGTTTAATCATCACAGCTGATGGGCCAAAAGTCATCGAGTTTAATGCAAGATTTGGTGATCCAGAAACGCAGGTCATTTTACCGAGATTGACATCTGACTTTGCTGTTAATATGCTGGATTTGTTGTCCGGTAAAGTTCCTAGCTTTACATGGCTGACTAGTGGCGTAACGCTGGGAGTGGTAGTTGCAGCCACTGGCTATCCAGGCGACTATGAAAAAGGTGTAGCATTGCCTGAAAAGACAACAGGCGACATCACGACTTATTATGCTGGTGTAGTTGAAAATGATGCGTTAACCTTAGTGACTAATGGTGGCCGTGTCTATCTACTTGAGACGACAGCTGACACTGTTTCAAGTGCACAGGAAATCATTTATCAGACGTTGGCAGCACAAGATACGACAGGCCTTTTTTACAGAACTGATATAGGAGACAAAGCACATGTTTAA
- the purE gene encoding 5-(carboxyamino)imidazole ribonucleotide mutase, which yields MFNQPKVAIIMGSKSDWETMKKAADVLDLFGMPYEKKVVSAHRTPDLMFEFSEKARGRGIQVIIAGAGGAAHLPGMVAAKTTLPVIGVPVKSRTLNGVDSLLSIVQMPGGVPVATMSIGDAGAQNAGLYALQILTLADDDLANRMAKFREDQKQTVIESSDQLD from the coding sequence ATGTTTAATCAACCTAAAGTAGCTATTATAATGGGCAGTAAATCCGACTGGGAGACGATGAAAAAGGCGGCAGATGTACTTGATTTATTTGGGATGCCCTATGAAAAGAAAGTCGTTTCTGCACATAGGACCCCTGATTTGATGTTTGAGTTCTCTGAAAAAGCACGTGGTCGTGGCATTCAAGTGATTATTGCTGGTGCAGGCGGTGCAGCACATTTGCCAGGTATGGTTGCAGCCAAAACGACACTTCCTGTCATTGGTGTACCAGTTAAATCACGTACCTTAAATGGCGTAGATTCGCTTTTATCGATCGTTCAGATGCCTGGTGGTGTACCAGTTGCAACCATGTCTATAGGTGATGCTGGTGCACAAAATGCTGGCTTATATGCGCTCCAAATCCTCACACTTGCAGATGATGATTTAGCTAACCGCATGGCCAAGTTCCGAGAGGATCAAAAACAGACTGTAATAGAAAGTAGTGACCAACTTGACTGA
- the purK gene encoding 5-(carboxyamino)imidazole ribonucleotide synthase gives MKTIGIIGGGQLGQMMAMSAIYMGYKVITLDPDPTCPASQVAQQIVANYDDAAAIAELAARADVLTYEFENVSADALAPYEAKLPQGLDLLRISQNRILEKAFLTQVGVKVAPYTVVNSPADLVNLDLSLKHVVKTATGGYDGHGQVVVEGVEDLARAEILASHQPCVSEEFVTYLKEISVIISGNGTSFSVFPVCENEHRQNILDKTIMPARISAYLEKEARHIALKIAKSLKLSGTMCVEMFVTQHDILVNEIAPRPHNSGHATIEACDFSQFDLHIRGVLGQKLPPVVLQSQAVMLQVLGQDMSAAREFAQENPSTHLHLYGKIEAKENRKMGHITILTDDYTVHL, from the coding sequence ATGAAAACGATAGGGATTATTGGTGGTGGACAGCTAGGACAGATGATGGCCATGTCGGCTATTTATATGGGCTATAAAGTGATCACTTTAGATCCGGATCCAACTTGTCCAGCATCTCAGGTAGCACAACAGATTGTCGCGAATTATGATGATGCCGCAGCGATTGCTGAACTAGCCGCTAGGGCGGATGTCTTAACCTATGAATTTGAAAATGTCTCAGCTGATGCCCTAGCGCCATATGAAGCTAAACTACCACAAGGTTTAGACTTACTACGTATCTCACAAAATAGGATTTTAGAAAAAGCATTTTTGACACAGGTAGGGGTAAAAGTGGCGCCTTATACTGTCGTTAATTCGCCAGCAGATTTGGTTAATCTTGATTTATCGCTTAAACATGTTGTCAAAACAGCAACAGGTGGCTATGATGGGCATGGACAAGTTGTTGTTGAGGGCGTTGAAGATTTGGCACGTGCAGAGATCCTTGCAAGCCATCAGCCTTGTGTATCTGAGGAGTTTGTGACCTATTTAAAAGAAATATCGGTCATTATTTCCGGGAACGGTACATCATTTTCTGTCTTTCCAGTCTGTGAAAATGAGCATCGTCAAAATATTCTTGACAAGACGATCATGCCGGCTAGAATATCAGCCTATTTGGAAAAAGAAGCCCGACATATTGCCTTAAAAATAGCTAAATCCTTGAAATTATCGGGTACCATGTGTGTGGAGATGTTTGTCACACAACATGATATTTTGGTGAATGAAATCGCACCACGTCCCCATAACTCAGGACATGCCACTATCGAAGCATGTGATTTTTCTCAGTTCGACTTGCATATCAGAGGGGTTCTAGGACAGAAACTACCTCCAGTTGTCTTACAGTCACAAGCAGTCATGTTACAAGTATTAGGACAAGATATGTCAGCTGCAAGGGAATTTGCACAAGAAAATCCCAGCACACATTTACATTTATATGGTAAAATTGAAGCAAAGGAAAATCGTAAAATGGGTCATATCACGATATTGACTGATGATTATACGGTTCACTTGTAA